A region from the Bombyx mori chromosome 15, ASM3026992v2 genome encodes:
- the LOC101742248 gene encoding uncharacterized protein LOC101742248 isoform X4: MALVMLPCDLPWWTSVQRHLKHLLVASSPTKLTASMLKIHDMCNIGIDPDDDIKDPDLMKGLEQFLEEEMNEEERSHFLDNTVRIMVNRALHLKRWRPPKGLMFSLQQQSDVTELDYNFVSSLIAHALFSTFPKRTLKTHPTLQDFNFTHFFKNLHRKSQRNKLKSLLHYFEWLDKHNNEGSIKISRQVMTSKQWLTIEDWLECTLPLCKLLVRHEGRPERCENEDAIRVCFATSRIGGNILIDGESQESLSMFMMPELLSTMLSVESLEDNEVIKVEGARMFSRIYDRKQKATLELLEEPKKVTVCLMDAEDYSSLPLGQWEEDNVLRELNKSLLAFQQTPMKSKDTIRHERRLSPIGESFSHTPPEVEATVVIKQASSCSTINTNSRSPSPQNYCAATLNLNDPSVELSKRKCWLSPDGGMLNNRRGRFIVLGSSGECLPVTRSTGNDQDTQEDSLYSSCNSSEDEYHSANDSFDYGSEDEGRGESAHPNSFQYNKELSTEEKRISFADKLKEALRREAEDSCTSSNTGDWSTDSSSYAVGISISGAGINDNEIRIKRGGSGGFVLTDKETTVNGDLSPRRRPLGRKDTGNSSKYSFSTEYTSELEEVYEQFNQWLNDPIMDAGSGEHKARELDSRDLAVIRFAGSLLKRTLSESMASGAGGVGTEGAAEAAELYGRDVRDKTPRRLALAARSLSLELARHRHRLAAQLIVSGSSSRPVATGNWGCGHRQRGHPQLKLLLQWLAASVAGLPALIYYTFGNEKLYKLDTVVRVLVDRKWTVGQLTRAVLKFARLIIHEPHVIPDKHSLFDELIGIEKIPDDT; encoded by the exons ATGGCGCTTGTAATGCTGCCTTGCGACCTACCCTGGTGGACGTCTGTTCAACGACATCTCAAACATCTTCTGGTAGCTTCTTCGCCAACTAAGCTAACAGCAAGCATGTTGAAAATACACGACATGTGCAA TATCGGGATAGATCCGGACGATGATATCAAGGATCCAGATCTAATGAAAGGCTTAGAGCAATTCCTCGAAGAGGAGATGAACGAAGAAGAACGGTCGCATTTCTTAGACAATACTGTTAGGATTATGGTGAATAGGGCACTGCACCTTAAAAGATGGCGCCCGCCAAAGGGACTGATGTTTAGCTTACAACAACAAA GTGACGTTACAGAACTAGATTATAACTTTGTATCGTCGCTAATCGCTCATGCCTTATTCTCCACGTTTCCGAAGAGAACGCTCAAGACTCATCCCACATTACAAGACTTtaattttacacatttttttaagaatttacaCAG AAAATCGCAACGGAACaagttaaaaagtttattacATTACTTCGAGTGGTTGGACAAACACAATAATGAAGGGTCCATAAAAATTAGTCGGCAG GTAATGACATCGAAACAATGGTTGACCATAGAAGACTGGTTAGAATGCACGTTGCCGCTGTGCAAGCTGCTGGTTAGGCACGAGGGACGACCAGAAAGATGTGAGAACGAAGACGCCATTAGAGTGTGCTTCGCTACAAGCAGGATCGGGGGCAACATACTAATCGACGGAGAATCTCAG GAATCACTGTCGATGTTCATGATGCCAGAGCTATTGTCCACTATGCTATCAGTAGAATCTCTCGAAGATAATGAAGTTATTAAAGTGGAGGGAGCGAGAATGTTCAGCAGGATATacgatagaaaacaaaaggctACGCTAGAACTACTCGAAGAACCTAAAAAA GTAACGGTGTGTCTGATGGATGCAGAAGACTACAGCAGTCTCCCGTTAGGTCAGTGGGAAGAGGACAATGTACTACGTGAACTAAACAAGAGTCTGCTTGCGTTCCAGCAAACACCGATGAAAAGTAAAGATACCATTCGTCACGAGAGACGCTTGTCGCCTATAG GCGAATCCTTTAGCCACACGCCGCCAGAAGTGGAAGCCACGGTGGTCATCAAACAGGCTTCGTCCTGCAGCACCATCAACACCAACAGCAGGAGCCCGTCGCCGCAGAACTACTGCGCAGCGACCCTCAACCTCAACGACCCCA GTGTGGAACTGTCTAAGCGTAAGTGCTGGCTCTCCCCGGACGGTGGGATGTTGAACAATCGCCGTGGACGATTCATAGTGCTCGGCTCGTCTGGGGAATGTTTGCCAGTGACCAGAAGCACGGGCAACGACCAAGACACGCAGGAGGACAGCTTGTATTCGAGCTGCAACTCCAGCGAAGACGAGTATCACAGTGCCAATGATAGTTTTGATTACG gTAGTGAAGACGAAGGCAGAGGAGAGAGCGCCCACCCAAATTCATTCCAGTATAACAAAGAATTATCAACCGAAGAGAAGAGGATTTCGTTTGCGGATAAACTCAAGGAGGCTTTGCGGAGAGAAGCTGAGGACTCTTGTACTAGTAGCAACACCGGGGACTGGTCCACGGACAGCTCTAGCTATGCTGTCGGCATTAGCATCTCGGGAGCTGGAATTAATGATAACGAAATAAG AATAAAGCGCGGCGGCTCAGGGGGCTTCGTGCTGACGGACAAGGAAACGACAGTCAACGGCGACTTGTCTCCGAGACGAAGACCTCTCGGGAGGAAGGACACGGGAAACAGTTCTAAGTACAGTTTCAGCACCGAATACAC ATCAGAATTGGAGGAGGTTTACGAGCAGTTCAACCAATGGCTGAACGATCCCATAATGGACGCGGGCTCTGGAGAACACAAAGCACGAGAATTGGACTCTCGCGACTTGGCTGTCATAAG ATTCGCTGGCTCTCTCTTGAAGCGTACTCTAAGTGAGTCGATGGCGAGCGGTGCAGGCGGCGTCGGGACGGAAGGTGCAGCGGAGGCTGCGGAGCTTTacggacgtgacgtcagagACAAGACTCCCCGGCGGCTTGCCCTAGCCGCCAGGTCACTCTCACTCGAACTGGCTCGACACAGACACAGACTCGCTGCTCAGCTG ATCGTGTCGGGAAGTTCGTCTCGGCCCGTGGCGACCGGCAACTGGGGCTGCGGTCACCGGCAGCGCGGACACCCACAGCTCAAGCTGTTGCTGCAGTGGCTCGCCGCCAGCGTCGCCGGTCTCCCCGCTCTCATATACTACACCTTCGGAAACGAGAAACTCTATAAG CTGGATACCGTAGTTAGAGTTCTGGTGGACAGAAAGTGGACAGTCGGCCAGTTGACTCGAGCCGTGCTCAAGTTCGCGCGTCTGATCATACACGAGCCTCACGTCATTCCCGACAAGCACTCACTCTTCGACGAACTCATCGGAATCGAGAAGATACCGGACGACACGTAG